Below is a genomic region from Flammeovirgaceae bacterium SG7u.111.
GCCAGAAGCTTTCGGCTTTATCAACACTTTATCCCCAACTATCAGTAGTTTCTTCAATTTGTTATCTTTCGTCACCAACATAATTGTTTATCATTTGTAGTTGCTTGCTTTTATATTCATCATTCACAAAAAGCATACAGCTGCAAAACCTCCTGTCGAATTGTCATTTTCACGGAAAAATAGTCAGGACAGCCACATTAATCGTAATAATGCGTCTGATTTTTGGCACAATGCACCATAAATGTCTTAAGCTCGGCATCTGTCCCCAGCACAATCATCACATCGCCTTCTTCAAAAATAGTATCGGGAGTTGGGTTAAAAATGAAGCCATCCATTGAGTCTTTGTACCCAATTATATTCACGCCCGTAAGCCCACGGATATTCAGCTCCCTTATACTCTTTCCATGAAACTCATCCTTCATATCTTCAAACTTTAGCTCATCTAGCTTGAGCTTAGATTGTCCCACCCCATTCAACATCCCAAGAAACTCGACCACTTCTGGGCGGGTAACCAAGTTTGCCATATGCAAGCCACCTATGGCATCAGGCATTACCACATGGTGCGCACCAGCCCTTTCCAGCTTGGAAATAGAGCTTTCGTCCGAAGCTCTAGCTACTATTTTTATTTTGGGATTTAGCTCTTTTGCCGTAAGCGTCACAAACACATTTTCCGCATCGCGAGGGAGAGTGGTGATGATCGTTTTGGCTCGCTCAATTCCTGCTGAAAGCAATACATCATCCGAAGTAGCATCTCCCTGAACTAAATATACATTCTTTGCATGGGCATAGGTATCATCCACCACATCGGGGTTTTGTTCTATCAGCGCAAAAGGAACCCCGCTTCTATACAGCTCCTCACATGCCTTACTCCCATTATTACCATATCCGCACACTATCGTATGCCCCTTCATTTTGTCTGCAACCCTGTTTACCATATAGCTATTTAAAATCTCCCTAAGTTCTCCTTCAAACAAATATTTTGTGATTACCGACACAAAGTAGGCAAAAACACTGAAATTAAAGATGATATAAAAAGAAACAAATATTCTTCCCCCTTCATCCACCTTTTGGATTTCGTTCATGCCTACGGTGGAAATGGTTATCACCGTCATGTAAAACGCATCCCAAAAGCCCATGTCCTCTACCCACATGAAGCCTGAAATTCCAATAAATAAGCTGATCATTAGCAGGCCAAATGCCAAAAAAAGTTGATAGAGCCTATTTCGTACTGGGTGTATCATGTAACAACTATTCCAAGTTCATTCGACAATGTCCTAATTTCCGAGTTGAGGTTCATATATACCCGCATCAGCTCCGCTTGCTCTTCATCCAATTCCCCCATCCCTATTTCTTTTTCCCGTTCGCTCATTTTCACCTCCACTTTGGCTCGGTGATTTTTCAAAAGGTACAATAAAAATTGCTGGATAGCCTTGTAAACAATCACTCCCAAATCACTGTCCTTTGATTTCACCATCACCCCTTTTCTTTCCCAGCCGTGCAGCTCGCCTTCATCGGAAATCAGGTTCACTAGGTTTTCTTTAATGCCTGAGTCTTGAAAAATAAGGAATACCTCACTCACTTTGGGAAATACTTCTCGCTCTTCCAGTTCCTTCCGCATAAAATCAAGAACTTTTCTACTCACTTCATCTACCACTTCATACTCAGCTATACGCTCAAAAATCACTTTGGAAAGCATTACATTGTCTGCGGTAAGTTTATCGCCATGCAGGAGCAAAATCCGAAGTAATTCTTGCTCTTTTTGAGCCTGTAATGACTCAGCCGAAATTTGAAGCTTATTTTTATTTATCGCAACCTCATCTGGAGCTTCTGCCCTAGCGCCTGCTTCCCGAAAACCCTGCCCTGACTCTATTTTCTCGAGCAATTCATCTACTTCGTGGTCTTTCTGGTAGCTTTCTTTTTGCTGCTGTTTTTGCGCCTCTTTTCTGACAATTTTGTTCGCCTCAATTATCAGCGTTTCTTCGTCAATATCGAGCAACTTCCCACATTCTTTGAAAAAGACCGAGCGCTTTATAGAATCGGGAATCTTGACAATACTTTCTACAATATCCCGAATTACACCTGCTTTTTTGAGCGGGTCGTTTTTGGTTTCGTCTAAGAAAAGTTGGGTTTTGAAAAGGATGAAGTCTTTGGCGTTTTCCCCCAAGTATTTTTTGAAAGCCTCTCCCCCAATTTCCTGCACGTAGCTGTCGGGATCTTGCCCTTCGGGGAAAGTGACTATCCGCACGTCCATGCCCTTGGCAAGAATCATATCCACTCCACGGAGCGAAGCTTTTATCCCTGCCGTATCTCCATCAAACAGCACCGTTACGTTCTTCGTCCTTCGGCTAATCAGCTTTATTTGCCCATCAGTCAGCGAAGTTCCCGAAGCTGCCACCACATTGTCAATCCCCTCTTGGTGAAGGGAAATCACATCTGTATAGCCTTCCACCAAATAGCAATTGTCTTGCCTGCGGATAGCATCTTTGGCTTGGTACATGCCGTAGAGCACATCACTTTTGTGATACACCTCCGACTCTGGCGAGTTTAGGTATTTTGGTTTGTCGTCTTTTTTGAGCGTCCTCGCACCGAAGCCCAATACCTTGCCCGATACATCGTGAATAGGGAACATTACCCTGCCTCTGAACCTATCGTACTTTTTCCCCTCCTCTTTTTTGACTACTAGCCCAGCCGCTACCAAAATTTCTTCTTTGTAGCCATTTTTGAGGGCATCATTTTCCAAAGCGTTCCACTCGTTGAGGCTATAGCCCAGCTCAAATTTCTGAAGCGTTTCGTCCCTAAACCCTCTTTCCTTAAAATAGCTCAGCCCTACCGATTTCCCTTCAGTGTTGTGGAGAAGGATATTTTTATAAAAATCTTTTGCGTAGCGCAATGCGATCAACACACTGTCTTTCAGCGTTTGTTGCGCCTCTTGCTCAGGCGTGATCTCATCTTCTTCTATCTCTATTCCGTACTGCTTTGCCAAGTGGCGAACGGCCTCAATAAACGTCAACCCTTCCATTTCCATCACAAAAGAGAATGCATCGCCCCCTTTGCCCGTGCTAAAGCACTTGTAGATGCCCATGGCAGGATTCACCGAAAAAGAAGGCGTTTTTTCATCTTTAAATGGGGAAAGTGCCCACCAGTTTGTCCCTTTTTTTTTGAGGGAAACATAGCCTTCCACCACCTCCACTATATCAGCAGCTTCTTGTACTCTCCGTATGGTTTGTTCGCTTATTCTCATTCGCTAGATAAATCTCTCACCCAATATTGAACAAAATACCAAAGAATAATCGCAAATGGCAAAAGATTTTCTGAGGAAGGTGTTCGTAAACTAGATTTAATAATGATAAAGGCTTATTTTGGATACAAAACAAGGCAAAACCCTGCCTTTAATCACCAACAAAACACCATGAAAATATTCAGTGCAGCCCAAATTCGAGAAATTGACGCTTACACTATTGAGCACGAACCCATTCCTTCAATCGAGCTGATGGAAAGAGCTTCCCTTGCTTTTGTACATTGGTTTGTAAAGCGGTTTAGTGATAAAAATCCTATCCAAACCTTCTGTGGATTAGGAAATAATGGCGGAGATGGACTAGCTATCACAAGGCTTCTGTTGGAAAGAGGGTTTCAAGTAGAAGTTTTTATTTGCCGCTTTTCCAAGAATAGCTCGCCCGACTTCCAGCTCAACGAACAGCGGCTAAAAAAACTAACAAAGGTTTATGAAATAACCGACGAGGCAAGTATTCCCAAAATAACAGAAGGGTTAGTAATTGATGCGCTTTTCGGCTCGGGGCTTTCCCGGCCCATTTCTGGCTTTACAGCAAAATTGGTCGAGAAAATTAACCAAGGCAATTGTACAACTATCTCTGTTGACATCGCATCAGGGCTGTACTGCGATAGCTACAATGCTGACCCCAATATTATCAAGCCTGACCATACGGTAAGTTTCCAGTTTCCAAAACTTGCTTTTTTACTTCCGAAAAACCATAAATACTGCGGAGAATTTCATTTAGTGAATATTGGGCTTTCGCCAAAAAAAATAGCAGATTATGAAACTCCTTTTTTCTATCTTAAAAAAGAAACTGTTCAGCATTTGTACAAAAAAAGAGGGAAATACAGCCACAAAGGCACTTATGGACATCTACAAATTATAGCAGGAAGCTATGGGAAAATTGGGGCGGCGGTACTTGCACTAAGAGCTGGACTGAAAACAGGTGTAGGCTTGCTCACCGCTTTTGTCCCCAAATGCGGGTACGCCATCGTCCAAAGCTGCGTGCCCGAAGCCATGTGCCTCACCGATACTCAGGATGAACATTTGAGCACCATAGAAACTGCTCCAACTGCTAGCTATTTTGCCCTAGGCCCTGGAATTGGGAAGCACCCCGACACCCTAGTCGCCCTTCGGAATTTCTTGGAAAAAGCTGAAAAACCACTGGTGATAGATGCCGATGCCATCAACTTAATTTCGGAAAACCCCGACCTCTTAAACTCCATTCCCCAAAACAGTATTTTCACTCCGCACCCAAAGGAATTTGAGCGCTTGGTGGGGAAATGGGAAAATGAATTTGAACGGCTGGAAAAACTGAGGCAATTCTGCCAGCAACACCAGTTTGTTTGTATTATAAAAGGAGCGCATACAGCCATAGGCTTACCCAACGGGAAAATATATTTCAACTCCACGGGTAACCCAGGCATGGCAACAGGCGGCTCTGGCGATGTGCTCACAGGAATGATAGGCTCTCTCCTTGCCCAAGGCTACCCACCCAAAGAGGCCACTCTGCTAGGCGTCTACCTCCACGGGCTGGCAGGCGATATTGCCGCTCGAAAACTAGGCATGGAAGCGGTTAGCGCTACAGATATTATCAATAATATTGGGAATGCTTTTCAGGTGGTTGCACAATAAAAAAGAGCCAAGACGTACCTTGGCTCTACAAAAATTATATTTTTCGGCAAAAAATCTACTCCCCTACTCCAACTCTGGCAACATAAAGTCAGCCAAAGCACTTTTCTTTTTCATTAGTTTTTCGATCTCGTCTGAGCTGCGTGGAGCAAGGTCGGAAAGCAACTCGTAGCCCGTTTCGGTGATGAGGATATCGTCTTCGATCCTTACGCCTATTCCCCACCATTTTTTATCACAAGGGCTATCTAGCGGAATATAAATCCCTGGCTCCACAGTAAGCACCATGTTTGGTTCAAAGTTTTCATAATTGCCCTTATCGTGCACATCTAAGCCTATGTGGTGAGAAACGCCGTGTGGGAAATAATTATGCTCTGCGTCTGCGCTTTCGATCAACCCAAGCTCAGCCAGGCCTTCGTTTATTACTTTTCGGCAAACCTGTGTGGTCATGCGGATCGGTGTGCCCGGCTTGCAAATCTTGAAGGCTTCTTCTTGGGCTTTGTACACCAAATCGTAAATGGCTTTTTGCTCGGGGGTAAATTTACCATTGGCAGGGATAGTACGGGTAACATCGGCGGTATAGCCACGGTACTCAGCACCCAAGTCCATCAACACCAAATCGTTCCCAACTTTCATGCGGTTGTTGGTGATATAGTGCAACACGCAGCCATTAGCCCCAGCACCTACTATGGAAGGATAGCCTTCGTACTCCGCACCGTATTTTTTGAATACAAACTCATGGATGCCTTGCACCGCCGTTTCCGAAAGGTCTGGATTCATCGCTTTCATCACCTCGGCTTGCCCAATGCAGGAAATATCCACCGCCTTGCGCAGCAATTTGATTTCTTCGGGAGTTTTTACCTCACGGGCAGTAGCCATTATAGAATTTAGGCTGTAGGTATCTAAGTTATGCTCAGGCTCTGGGAATGAAGCTATCGCCAATTTCCTTTCCTCTTCTGTCTCACTTTTGAGGTAGTTTTTGATATTCGGATCGTTCGCCAGTTTCGGGCTCACCCTGCTGTAATAGGCAATTGTCCTTGCCACAGAAGCAGCGTTTGACATATCCGAGTTCCGAATCATGCTGTACACTTCTTCTTTTCTTGCATCATAATCGGCAGGATACGCCGCTTTGCTTTTAAAATCTTCTATAATCGAGAATAAATCTGCTTCGTCTCCTCCATCTCTCACATCATTTTTAAAATCAAAAAACAAGACTTTTTCGAACTTCCCAAACTCTGCTTCATAGCTTTTGAACTCGCTGCCATTGAAAGCATAGTCAAAACCTAACTTTTCTTTTACCCCTTCAACACCCAAGCGCTTACCAGTCCATTGCTCAGCACGAGCATTTCTTTCTTGGCAGAAAAATATTTCATTGTATTCTTTTCCATCTTTCCCCGTTTGCATTTCCTTGTAAACCAAAAGGATGGCATGTGGCTCCAAATAGCCCGTGAGGTAATAAAAATCAGGGTCTTGATGATAAACGTATTCTACATCGTTGGCTCGGTTGCGCACGGGGGCTGCAAAATACACCGCTACCGAATTAGCTGGTAACATATCCCTGATCTGCTCTCGTTTCTTTTTGTGAAAGTCCTTGGGAAGATGATCGGTGGGGTATTCCTGTGCCAATAACCAGAGTGGTAGGCAGCAGATAAGTACTGTCAATAATTTTTTCATGATTGTCAAAATAGTTTGTGGTTGACCCCAAATTTACTTCAGGGCAATAGCAAATTAAACCTAATTTGGGCTAAAAGGAAAAAAATCTATGCCAATGGGAGGGCCATGAGCCACAGGCTACTTCATTAATCCCCTTACCTCTACCTCTTCATTTTGCAAATACAGCTTACGGTATCCGACGGGGGAATACCCCAAAATTTTCTTGAATTGGCGATTGAAATTGGTAAGGGAATGATAACCACATTCCAGCGCTATTTGGGAAATACTTGTTTGCTGCTCAGCCAAAAGCTTGCAGGCATGTCCTGTTCTCACTTCGTTGAGGAAGCGGGAAAAAGTCTTTTGAGTACGTTTTTTAAAGTATCGGCAAAAAGGAGCTGGGGTCAGATTTGCCACTTCGGAAACTTCTTCCAGCCTAATTTCTTTTTTGAAATTCTCGATCACATACCTACAGACTTTGTTCATCCGAACTTGATCTGCTTCATCGTAACTATTGCTAAAATTTTTGCTGGTAAGCGTATGAAATTGAGAAGATGTTGAAAGTAAATCTAAAATATCGAGCAGCATTTTTATCCGCTCATACCCTCCTAGCTGGAGCAGATTTTCCATTTGCGTACTAACTTCGGGGATGTTCTTACCTCTAAAAACCATCCCCGAAGCCGCTTTTTCAAACAACCTTTTTATTTGTCCCAGTTCTGCTTTCCAGAAAAAATCTTTCCCCAAAAAATCTTTTGTAAAATGCACCACTACAAACTGAAAGCCATTTGTCGAACGGTGTTTATCTCCCTGCCACAAGTGGGGCAACCCCGGACCCAACAGGTACACTTCTCCTTCAGAAAAATTGCTCAAACTATTGCCCACAAACCTTTTCCCCGTTCCTTTTTGCACACAAACGAGTTCAAGTTCCGGGTGAAAATGCCAGTCTTCGTCCAGCTCATTGGTTATAATCTGCTGAACCTGAAAAGACGCTTGCTCTTGGGTAACATCTAGTGAGTTGGATAGGTACATGTTCTAATCGATACGACACTGATAGAATAAGGAGGTTCTTTTTGGTTTTACTTGATACCACTATTAATGCTATTGCTTTGGTGATGAATGGTTGAATAGAAATTAGAAGCTGGAACCTTGCCTCTTCAATATCAAACCTGCATTATCAAGTCTCTCCATTAAGAATCCAAATACAAGGGGAAAGCACCTTGATTACCGAATTTACGGTGAAAATAACGGGTCACAAGCTTTTGGCAAAGGTGATTGAAACCATATTGGAAAATTCAATATTTCTCGCTGTAGCGATAGAAAAGACTTACATCTCTTCACCCAAAAAAGGGGAGGGTTAAAGGGTTGCGGGTTTAAAGTGGCGGGTTGCAGGTTCAAAAAACATCTAACCAGTAACCTGCAATCCGAAACCCTCAAAAAGTTAGTCCATCCAAACAAGTTTTGGGGAAATAGAGGGCAAAAAGTATTTTTGGCAGAATCATTACTTACAACTACCAAAAAAAGCTATGATAAACTGCCTGATCATCGACCCCATGTACCCTGGAATAGTCGAGCTACTTGCCGAAATTGGGGTAAAAGCAGACCACCGACCAGACATCAAACCAGCGGAGGTATTTGAAATTATAGGAAACTACGAGGGGCTGATCCTTCGCAGCAAAATGAAAATAGATGAGAAATTGCTGGAAGCAGCTACAAAAATCAGGTTCATAGCCCGAGCAGGTGCTGGCGTGGACCAGATTGCAGGCGATGTACTTTCCAGAAGGAAAATCACATTGCTCAACGCACCTGAGGGAAACCGAGACGCCGTAGGCGAACATACCTTGGCGATGCTTCTTTGCCTTTACAACAATCTTCAAATTGGCAACAAGGAGGTAAGGGGAAAAAAATGGCTAAGGGAAGCCAACCGTGGAATTGAGTTATTTGGCAGAACAGTGGGGATTATCGGTTATGGAAATATGGGTAAGGCTACCGCTCGCAGATTGAGTGGATTTGGTTGCAAAGTATTGACATACGACATCAACCCTGAGGTAGAAATGAACGAGGATGCAGAACTCGTACCCATGGAGCGAATATGGGAAGAAGCCGATGTACTGTGCATGCACGTGCCCCTCAACCAAAGCAGCAAATTCATGGTGGATAACGAATACCTCGACAAATTCAAGAAAAATATCCATTTCATCAATTTGGCTCGTGGCGAGGTAGTTTCCCTCCAAACCCTGAAATATGGACTGGAAAGTGGTAAACTTTTGGGGCTTGGCTTGGACGTGTTGGAAAATGAAAAACTCCAAACCCTCACCCCAGAACAAGAAGAAGCATTTGACTTCCTCTGCCAAAGCGATAAAGTAATTTTCTCGCCCCACGTAGGCGGCTGGACGATTGAATCTTATGACAGAATCAATAGGGTATTGGTGGAGAAGATTGGGAAATTGTTGAAAGGATAGATCATCCCTTCAATATTTCTTCCACCAAAATTTCCCTACAGGTACAATGGTCGCCGAGGTGGCAGAGGGCTAGGCGGCTTGCTGTAAATTTTGCAGCAAAATTGACAGCAAGCTCCCCTGCTCCAAGGGTGATGTGCGGCCAGAAATTTTCTCCTGAATGCTTTCCTAGGTAATCGTCTACCCAGCTGAGGGAACTTTCGGAAACTTCGGGCGAACTGTGGAACATTTCTGGGCTTGCACCTTTTTCTAGTAGAAAAGTATAGTCCTGAACAAGTCGGTTGTGCAGCTGCTGTAACTCCGGATGGTCTGCCAGTTGCAAACTGCTCATTTTCTTTCCACTCGAAGAGGTTTTTACTGCAATTTCAGGAATTTCAAGCTCCATAGCACCAAAATCGGCAGCTATATTTTTTAGTATTTCCGCTGCTTCGGAAAGTCTTTCCTCGTCCAACACGCCCATGGTGAGGGAGATGTGGGGCATGACGCTTTCTGTATCCAAGGTGATTTTTGGAGGGTTGTTTTCCCTCAATTTTCTATTCAGTTCGATGGCTACATCCCGAATTTCTTCGGAGGGAAAAAGAACGATATCAATAGCTATTTTTTTCATGTGTACCAAAATCCATAAACCCAAATCATAAAAATAGGCACGAGCCAGAGGCATCGCACCAGCGTTCGCAAAGCTATAATGATTATAAAATTTCAAACTTATCTGCATCGAGTTGGGCGGGGAATTTTTCTCGGTATCGCTGTAGTTTTGCTCCGTCTAACTCTACGGTTTTTACCAATTCTTCTTCTTGCAAATCAGCTAATCTATTCCCCAAGTAATCGCAAACCTGTGAGCCTCCGCCGTAGGCAATCCTATTTCCATCTTCTCCTATTCTATTCACCCCAATCGAATAAGCCAAATTCTCTACCGCACGGGCTGGCAGCAAGGTTTGCCAAGCACTTTGCCTGCGCTGCGGCCAATT
It encodes:
- a CDS encoding potassium channel protein: MIHPVRNRLYQLFLAFGLLMISLFIGISGFMWVEDMGFWDAFYMTVITISTVGMNEIQKVDEGGRIFVSFYIIFNFSVFAYFVSVITKYLFEGELREILNSYMVNRVADKMKGHTIVCGYGNNGSKACEELYRSGVPFALIEQNPDVVDDTYAHAKNVYLVQGDATSDDVLLSAGIERAKTIITTLPRDAENVFVTLTAKELNPKIKIVARASDESSISKLERAGAHHVVMPDAIGGLHMANLVTRPEVVEFLGMLNGVGQSKLKLDELKFEDMKDEFHGKSIRELNIRGLTGVNIIGYKDSMDGFIFNPTPDTIFEEGDVMIVLGTDAELKTFMVHCAKNQTHYYD
- the dnaG gene encoding DNA primase translates to MRISEQTIRRVQEAADIVEVVEGYVSLKKKGTNWWALSPFKDEKTPSFSVNPAMGIYKCFSTGKGGDAFSFVMEMEGLTFIEAVRHLAKQYGIEIEEDEITPEQEAQQTLKDSVLIALRYAKDFYKNILLHNTEGKSVGLSYFKERGFRDETLQKFELGYSLNEWNALENDALKNGYKEEILVAAGLVVKKEEGKKYDRFRGRVMFPIHDVSGKVLGFGARTLKKDDKPKYLNSPESEVYHKSDVLYGMYQAKDAIRRQDNCYLVEGYTDVISLHQEGIDNVVAASGTSLTDGQIKLISRRTKNVTVLFDGDTAGIKASLRGVDMILAKGMDVRIVTFPEGQDPDSYVQEIGGEAFKKYLGENAKDFILFKTQLFLDETKNDPLKKAGVIRDIVESIVKIPDSIKRSVFFKECGKLLDIDEETLIIEANKIVRKEAQKQQQKESYQKDHEVDELLEKIESGQGFREAGARAEAPDEVAINKNKLQISAESLQAQKEQELLRILLLHGDKLTADNVMLSKVIFERIAEYEVVDEVSRKVLDFMRKELEEREVFPKVSEVFLIFQDSGIKENLVNLISDEGELHGWERKGVMVKSKDSDLGVIVYKAIQQFLLYLLKNHRAKVEVKMSEREKEIGMGELDEEQAELMRVYMNLNSEIRTLSNELGIVVT
- a CDS encoding NAD(P)H-hydrate dehydratase gives rise to the protein MKIFSAAQIREIDAYTIEHEPIPSIELMERASLAFVHWFVKRFSDKNPIQTFCGLGNNGGDGLAITRLLLERGFQVEVFICRFSKNSSPDFQLNEQRLKKLTKVYEITDEASIPKITEGLVIDALFGSGLSRPISGFTAKLVEKINQGNCTTISVDIASGLYCDSYNADPNIIKPDHTVSFQFPKLAFLLPKNHKYCGEFHLVNIGLSPKKIADYETPFFYLKKETVQHLYKKRGKYSHKGTYGHLQIIAGSYGKIGAAVLALRAGLKTGVGLLTAFVPKCGYAIVQSCVPEAMCLTDTQDEHLSTIETAPTASYFALGPGIGKHPDTLVALRNFLEKAEKPLVIDADAINLISENPDLLNSIPQNSIFTPHPKEFERLVGKWENEFERLEKLRQFCQQHQFVCIIKGAHTAIGLPNGKIYFNSTGNPGMATGGSGDVLTGMIGSLLAQGYPPKEATLLGVYLHGLAGDIAARKLGMEAVSATDIINNIGNAFQVVAQ
- a CDS encoding aminopeptidase P N-terminal domain-containing protein; its protein translation is MKKLLTVLICCLPLWLLAQEYPTDHLPKDFHKKKREQIRDMLPANSVAVYFAAPVRNRANDVEYVYHQDPDFYYLTGYLEPHAILLVYKEMQTGKDGKEYNEIFFCQERNARAEQWTGKRLGVEGVKEKLGFDYAFNGSEFKSYEAEFGKFEKVLFFDFKNDVRDGGDEADLFSIIEDFKSKAAYPADYDARKEEVYSMIRNSDMSNAASVARTIAYYSRVSPKLANDPNIKNYLKSETEEERKLAIASFPEPEHNLDTYSLNSIMATAREVKTPEEIKLLRKAVDISCIGQAEVMKAMNPDLSETAVQGIHEFVFKKYGAEYEGYPSIVGAGANGCVLHYITNNRMKVGNDLVLMDLGAEYRGYTADVTRTIPANGKFTPEQKAIYDLVYKAQEEAFKICKPGTPIRMTTQVCRKVINEGLAELGLIESADAEHNYFPHGVSHHIGLDVHDKGNYENFEPNMVLTVEPGIYIPLDSPCDKKWWGIGVRIEDDILITETGYELLSDLAPRSSDEIEKLMKKKSALADFMLPELE
- a CDS encoding AraC family transcriptional regulator; its protein translation is MYLSNSLDVTQEQASFQVQQIITNELDEDWHFHPELELVCVQKGTGKRFVGNSLSNFSEGEVYLLGPGLPHLWQGDKHRSTNGFQFVVVHFTKDFLGKDFFWKAELGQIKRLFEKAASGMVFRGKNIPEVSTQMENLLQLGGYERIKMLLDILDLLSTSSQFHTLTSKNFSNSYDEADQVRMNKVCRYVIENFKKEIRLEEVSEVANLTPAPFCRYFKKRTQKTFSRFLNEVRTGHACKLLAEQQTSISQIALECGYHSLTNFNRQFKKILGYSPVGYRKLYLQNEEVEVRGLMK
- a CDS encoding NAD(P)-dependent oxidoreductase, with protein sequence MINCLIIDPMYPGIVELLAEIGVKADHRPDIKPAEVFEIIGNYEGLILRSKMKIDEKLLEAATKIRFIARAGAGVDQIAGDVLSRRKITLLNAPEGNRDAVGEHTLAMLLCLYNNLQIGNKEVRGKKWLREANRGIELFGRTVGIIGYGNMGKATARRLSGFGCKVLTYDINPEVEMNEDAELVPMERIWEEADVLCMHVPLNQSSKFMVDNEYLDKFKKNIHFINLARGEVVSLQTLKYGLESGKLLGLGLDVLENEKLQTLTPEQEEAFDFLCQSDKVIFSPHVGGWTIESYDRINRVLVEKIGKLLKG
- a CDS encoding 2'-5' RNA ligase family protein is translated as MQISLKFYNHYSFANAGAMPLARAYFYDLGLWILVHMKKIAIDIVLFPSEEIRDVAIELNRKLRENNPPKITLDTESVMPHISLTMGVLDEERLSEAAEILKNIAADFGAMELEIPEIAVKTSSSGKKMSSLQLADHPELQQLHNRLVQDYTFLLEKGASPEMFHSSPEVSESSLSWVDDYLGKHSGENFWPHITLGAGELAVNFAAKFTASRLALCHLGDHCTCREILVEEILKG